From the Streptomyces sp. Tu 2975 genome, one window contains:
- a CDS encoding alpha/beta fold hydrolase — translation MSTSTSAGADTRGTPVPVLSFSPVVLSVPGRPVDLHMRVSAPATGSGLPVLLLSHGHGPSNNLSSLNGYAPLANFWAAHGFVVVQPTHLTSRTLSHLVADAPGAPDFWRSRAEDMTHILDRLDVIERTVPQLAGRIDPTKVALAGHSLGGFTAALLLGAGITDPGTGNVAHLLEPRIKAGVLLAAPGRGGEVLNGPMAEQWPIIGAVDFSTMTTPALVVAGDKDDSRHFTDMGPSWHADPYTLAPGPKTLLTLFDAEHGLGGIAGYDAAETTDENPERVTALARLTAAYLRTRLHPDTPAWRTACEALTTGPGAVGRVESK, via the coding sequence GTGAGCACATCCACTTCCGCCGGCGCCGACACGCGGGGCACGCCCGTCCCGGTGCTGTCCTTCAGCCCCGTAGTCCTGTCCGTGCCCGGACGTCCCGTGGACCTCCACATGCGCGTCTCCGCGCCCGCTACCGGATCCGGTCTCCCCGTCCTCCTCCTGTCCCACGGTCACGGCCCCTCGAACAACCTCTCGTCGCTCAACGGCTACGCCCCCCTCGCCAACTTCTGGGCCGCCCACGGGTTCGTCGTCGTCCAGCCCACCCACCTCACCTCCCGGACACTGAGCCACCTGGTCGCCGACGCACCCGGTGCACCGGACTTCTGGCGCTCCCGCGCCGAGGACATGACGCACATCCTCGACCGGCTCGACGTGATCGAGCGCACCGTGCCGCAACTCGCGGGACGGATCGACCCCACCAAGGTCGCCCTCGCCGGACACTCGCTCGGCGGCTTCACCGCCGCCCTCCTGCTGGGCGCCGGGATCACCGACCCCGGCACCGGGAACGTGGCGCACCTCCTCGAGCCCCGGATCAAAGCCGGCGTCCTGCTCGCCGCGCCCGGCAGAGGTGGCGAAGTCCTCAACGGGCCCATGGCCGAGCAGTGGCCGATCATCGGGGCCGTCGACTTCTCCACCATGACCACACCCGCGCTGGTCGTCGCCGGCGACAAGGACGACTCCCGACACTTCACCGACATGGGCCCGAGCTGGCACGCCGATCCCTACACCTTGGCCCCCGGCCCCAAGACCCTGCTCACCCTGTTCGACGCCGAGCACGGACTCGGCGGGATCGCCGGATACGACGCAGCCGAGACCACGGACGAGAACCCTGAACGAGTCACCGCCCTCGCCCGGCTCACCGCGGCCTACCTCCGCACCCGGCTTCACCCCGACACCCCTGCGTGGCGGACCGCGTGCGAGGCGCTGACGACCGGCCCCGGGGCAGTAGGACGAGTCGAATCCAAGTAG
- a CDS encoding TetR/AcrR family transcriptional regulator, with amino-acid sequence MATESPAGGSASRGKRADAQRNRQTVLAAAAEVFVTAGVDAPIRRIAARAGVGMATIYRHFPTRADLVTAVYRHQIEACAEAGPNLLASADSPFEALRQWIDLFVDFLVTKHGLADALQSESDRFAALHAYFLDRLLPVCAHLLDAAVEAGEIRAGTQPYELMRGIGNLCIGRDNDPRYDPRRLIALLLQGLQRPHAS; translated from the coding sequence ATGGCCACCGAGAGCCCTGCAGGGGGGTCGGCCTCCCGCGGCAAGCGGGCCGACGCGCAGCGCAACCGGCAGACGGTGCTCGCTGCAGCCGCCGAGGTGTTCGTCACCGCCGGCGTCGACGCGCCGATCCGCCGGATCGCGGCCCGGGCGGGCGTCGGAATGGCCACGATCTACCGCCACTTCCCGACCCGGGCGGATCTCGTCACCGCCGTCTACCGCCACCAGATCGAGGCATGCGCCGAGGCCGGCCCGAACTTGCTGGCCAGTGCCGACTCCCCGTTCGAGGCGCTGCGCCAGTGGATCGACCTCTTCGTCGACTTCCTGGTCACCAAGCACGGCCTCGCCGACGCCCTGCAGTCCGAAAGCGACCGCTTCGCCGCGCTGCACGCCTACTTCCTCGACCGCCTGCTGCCTGTCTGCGCCCACTTGCTCGACGCTGCCGTCGAGGCCGGCGAGATCAGGGCCGGCACGCAGCCTTACGAGCTGATGCGCGGCATCGGCAACCTCTGCATCGGACGCGACAACGACCCCCGTTACGACCCCCGACGCCTGATCGCTCTCCTCCTCCAGGGACTCCAGCGACCTCACGCATCCTGA
- a CDS encoding YihY/virulence factor BrkB family protein, which produces MGSAKHVPQTRDMAGDELSGDEAWAALRTYGRRQLFVDAFLRFRYADGFSHSRALAFQVALSVVPFTIALVGLATTLHTESVGRAVELALTRIAPGASARLIEDALAEGRRSAGTDTAGAVAMWLGLGFAVVSLVSAIAQIERGTNRIYGVERDRPFAAKYGRSLLLTVGAGVPMTVGFLVLVAGDTVAGSLMDSTGGGTTLPAWWHWVQVPLGITLAWVASATLFRWSPRRVQPGYTWLAFGSAVHLALWIAATWLLALYVEYSGSFGAVYGPLTAFVALLLWANLTGVALFLGLAFAAQLEAARAGDTEPVNEDRFHPADEGRL; this is translated from the coding sequence ATGGGCAGCGCCAAACATGTTCCCCAGACCCGCGACATGGCAGGGGACGAGCTCTCCGGCGACGAGGCATGGGCGGCGCTGCGCACGTACGGCCGGCGGCAGCTGTTCGTCGACGCGTTCCTCCGCTTCCGTTACGCGGACGGCTTCAGCCACTCCCGCGCCCTGGCGTTCCAGGTGGCACTCTCCGTGGTGCCGTTCACCATCGCCCTGGTGGGCCTGGCGACGACGCTGCACACCGAGAGCGTCGGCCGCGCGGTGGAGCTGGCCCTCACCCGGATCGCACCGGGCGCCAGCGCCCGGCTGATCGAGGACGCGCTGGCCGAAGGGCGCCGCAGCGCGGGCACGGACACCGCCGGGGCGGTCGCGATGTGGCTGGGGCTCGGGTTCGCCGTGGTCAGCCTGGTGTCGGCCATTGCCCAGATCGAACGCGGCACCAACCGCATCTACGGCGTCGAACGGGACAGGCCGTTCGCCGCCAAGTACGGCAGGAGTCTGCTGCTCACGGTCGGGGCCGGGGTTCCCATGACGGTCGGCTTCCTCGTCCTGGTCGCCGGGGACACGGTCGCCGGTTCCCTGATGGATTCCACCGGTGGCGGCACGACGTTGCCCGCGTGGTGGCACTGGGTCCAGGTCCCGCTCGGCATCACCTTGGCGTGGGTGGCGTCGGCCACCCTCTTCCGCTGGTCGCCACGCCGGGTGCAGCCCGGATACACCTGGCTCGCCTTCGGCTCGGCCGTGCACTTGGCGCTGTGGATCGCCGCTACGTGGCTCCTGGCTCTGTACGTGGAGTACAGCGGCTCGTTCGGTGCCGTCTACGGGCCGCTCACGGCGTTCGTGGCACTGCTGCTGTGGGCGAACCTGACCGGTGTCGCTCTGTTCCTCGGCCTCGCCTTCGCAGCGCAGCTGGAGGCGGCGCGGGCGGGCGACACGGAGCCGGTCAACGAGGACCGGTTCCACCCTGCGGACGAGGGCCGGCTCTGA